Proteins encoded within one genomic window of Kibdelosporangium phytohabitans:
- a CDS encoding AAA family ATPase, producing the protein MTQVFLVCGPSGAGKTMLSYPLARRAGAALVEVDDLVIAAQTLTTAGQQPELHYWDENPDAEGRLPVQQIVDMQIATARVLAPAVNAVIANHVQTATPVVIEGDYLLPELGADWGDVVRAVVVHEPDLDQLIRNYAAREPEAGIQRKRAECSLAYGDWLAGQAVRHGVPVLRPRPWVSADQRVNAALRVVPQGCS; encoded by the coding sequence GTGACGCAGGTATTTCTGGTGTGCGGGCCGTCTGGGGCGGGCAAGACGATGCTGAGCTATCCGCTTGCTCGCCGGGCCGGCGCGGCTCTGGTCGAAGTGGACGATCTGGTCATCGCCGCGCAGACCCTGACCACCGCCGGGCAGCAGCCGGAGTTGCACTACTGGGACGAGAATCCCGACGCGGAGGGGCGGCTGCCGGTCCAGCAGATCGTCGACATGCAGATCGCCACCGCCCGTGTCCTTGCGCCCGCGGTGAACGCGGTGATCGCCAACCACGTGCAAACAGCCACACCTGTGGTCATCGAGGGCGACTATCTGCTTCCCGAGCTGGGTGCCGACTGGGGTGATGTCGTACGCGCGGTTGTCGTGCATGAGCCGGATCTCGACCAGTTGATCCGTAACTACGCCGCCCGTGAACCCGAAGCGGGGATCCAGCGCAAACGAGCCGAGTGCAGCCTCGCGTATGGTGACTGGCTCGCCGGGCAAGCTGTGCGGCACGGTGTACCGGTTCTGCGTCCTCGGCCGTGGGTGAGCGCTGACCAGCGGGTCAACGCCGCGTTACGCGTGGTTCCTCAGGGATGTTCCTGA
- a CDS encoding penicillin acylase family protein produces the protein MKRHWGALSVAAALFAGVPAAASPDGQATVIRRTSYGIPHIKAADYRGLGLGAGYAFAEDNACALADIAVTLAGERSRWHGPGATTLSGDNNLVSDLYHQRVNQSRVIERLLAAPNGPSRQARDLMRGYADGYNRHLAGTGGSTDVTCRGAQWVRPLTEIDMWRRVYQVATFEGGESAPGNLVTAQPPGSPVPPATPVARPGDVGSNAIGLGKAATAGRTGMVLGNPHFLWQDDFRFYQQHLTIPGELNVSGAGMAGAPFVLIGHNDRMAWSHTTSDAEVTTLSKLALVPGDPTSYVVDGQAHRMTSEQVTVAARQPDGSVRPVTRTLYRTPEGPLYELPGPGEWTDSTAYVFRDANADNLRLVDQWLAIARSGNVQDVHASLKRHQGLPWVNTVAADSTGAAYYADIQVVPHVTDELRARCAAGPQIGRLVLDGSRSSCGWGSDPDAVVPGRLGPGRLPSLVRHDHVSNMNNSPWLANPAQPLTGYPSIVGDVGTERSPRTRLGLDMIADRLDGSDGLGAPGFTLPALQASMLGNRNLTAEQGRVAIVAVCQANPTLTASDGSPVDVRAACAALAAWDGTGETGERSRGAYFWRVYGNNGMRGPDMWLVPFDVADPARTPRDINAGSPRLKQAFADTVKAFAAAGVPVDLPLDTVQQYAGIPIHGCNGAEGCFNVINGPYGRVPVSQAPDIRHGSSFVMAAELTRSGPRMRSILIHGQSVNKASPHHTDQARLYARKQWVTGLFTETEIARDPRLAVRVLR, from the coding sequence ATGAAACGACACTGGGGTGCCTTATCTGTTGCGGCCGCGCTGTTCGCGGGTGTGCCCGCTGCCGCGAGCCCGGACGGGCAGGCCACCGTGATCCGGCGGACGTCCTACGGGATCCCGCACATCAAGGCGGCCGACTACCGGGGGCTGGGCCTGGGCGCCGGATACGCGTTCGCCGAGGACAACGCGTGCGCACTCGCCGACATCGCCGTGACGTTGGCGGGCGAGCGATCCCGTTGGCACGGACCGGGCGCGACCACGCTGAGCGGTGACAACAACCTGGTCAGCGACCTCTACCACCAGCGGGTCAACCAGTCGCGTGTGATCGAACGGTTGCTCGCTGCGCCGAACGGCCCGTCACGGCAGGCGCGCGACCTGATGCGCGGCTACGCCGACGGCTACAACCGCCATCTCGCCGGGACGGGCGGTTCGACCGACGTCACATGCCGTGGCGCGCAATGGGTTCGTCCGCTCACCGAGATCGACATGTGGCGGCGGGTCTACCAGGTCGCCACCTTCGAAGGCGGCGAATCGGCGCCCGGGAACCTCGTGACGGCACAACCGCCCGGCTCCCCGGTGCCACCGGCCACACCGGTCGCCCGTCCCGGGGACGTCGGCAGCAACGCGATCGGCCTCGGGAAGGCGGCGACCGCGGGCCGGACCGGGATGGTGCTCGGCAACCCGCATTTCCTGTGGCAGGACGACTTCCGGTTCTACCAGCAGCACCTGACCATCCCCGGCGAGCTGAACGTCAGCGGTGCGGGGATGGCCGGTGCGCCGTTCGTCCTGATCGGCCACAACGACCGGATGGCGTGGAGCCACACCACATCCGACGCCGAAGTGACCACGCTGAGCAAACTGGCGCTTGTTCCCGGTGATCCCACGAGTTACGTCGTGGACGGTCAGGCGCACCGGATGACCAGCGAGCAGGTGACAGTGGCGGCCCGCCAGCCCGACGGCAGCGTCCGCCCCGTGACCAGAACCCTCTACCGCACACCGGAAGGCCCGCTCTACGAGCTGCCCGGTCCGGGGGAGTGGACTGACAGCACGGCGTATGTGTTCCGCGACGCCAACGCCGACAACCTGCGCCTGGTGGACCAATGGCTGGCGATCGCCCGGTCGGGCAACGTCCAGGACGTGCACGCGTCGCTGAAACGCCACCAAGGGCTGCCGTGGGTCAACACGGTCGCCGCGGACAGCACCGGAGCCGCCTACTACGCCGACATCCAGGTCGTCCCGCACGTCACCGACGAGCTACGGGCCCGCTGCGCGGCCGGACCGCAGATCGGCAGGCTGGTCCTGGACGGCAGCCGTTCGTCGTGCGGCTGGGGCAGCGACCCGGACGCCGTCGTCCCCGGCAGGCTCGGGCCCGGCCGGCTGCCGAGCCTGGTGCGCCACGACCACGTCAGCAACATGAACAACAGCCCGTGGCTGGCCAATCCGGCCCAGCCGCTGACCGGCTACCCGTCGATCGTCGGCGACGTCGGCACCGAGCGGTCACCCCGGACACGGCTGGGGCTGGACATGATCGCCGACCGGCTCGACGGCAGCGACGGACTCGGCGCGCCGGGTTTCACGCTGCCGGCCTTGCAGGCGAGCATGCTCGGCAACCGGAACCTGACCGCGGAACAGGGCCGTGTGGCCATTGTCGCCGTGTGCCAGGCGAACCCGACGCTGACGGCGAGCGACGGTTCCCCGGTCGACGTCCGGGCGGCGTGTGCCGCGCTGGCCGCGTGGGACGGAACCGGGGAGACCGGCGAACGCAGCCGGGGCGCGTACTTCTGGCGTGTCTACGGCAACAACGGGATGCGCGGGCCCGACATGTGGCTGGTGCCGTTCGACGTCGCCGACCCGGCCCGCACACCCCGTGACATCAACGCGGGCAGCCCGCGGCTCAAGCAAGCGTTCGCCGACACCGTCAAGGCGTTCGCCGCCGCCGGGGTCCCGGTGGATCTGCCGCTGGACACCGTCCAGCAGTACGCGGGGATCCCGATCCACGGCTGCAACGGCGCGGAAGGGTGCTTCAACGTCATCAACGGCCCGTACGGCCGCGTGCCCGTCAGCCAGGCGCCGGACATCCGGCACGGATCCAGCTTCGTCATGGCCGCCGAACTGACCAGGAGCGGGCCGCGGATGCGCAGCATCCTGATCCACGGCCAGTCGGTGAACAAGGCGTCACCGCACCACACCGACCAGGCCCGCCTCTACGCCCGCAAACAGTGGGTCACCGGGCTGTTCACCGAGACCGAGATCGCCCGTGACCCGCGGCTGGCCGTGCGGGTGCTCAGGTGA
- a CDS encoding FtsX-like permease family protein gives MNAIWSPVWTAARAAIRRRKLQTVVIGVVVWAATATTVMALGLLDASAAPFDRAFAQQRGAHLVAAFDQAKVTETRLTEAARQAESSAGPFGQASIDTSGIDTFLGAMTTVGRADPGGPVDRLNVWHGRWATAPGEIVLNRAPGAQPGRVQIGSRITVPRGPALTVVGFAYSVSGSADAWVTPGQVRELRPAAYQMVYRFAHAETAADVSAGQAAVAGMDGLLGSLSYLTARDKATSELGVFIPFLMVFGILGVVVAVLIVANVVSGAVVAGFRHIGVLKALGFTSNQVMAVYLTMVSIPAVAGCVLGTVTGNVFTKPVVADAIEGFGIEDISFAPWVNVSAVLGTPVLVALAALLPALRARRLSAAQAISAGSTQRAGRALRVQRWLSGLRLPRSVSLGLGMPFARPARSILTLAAVVLGVTIVTLAVGVTMSVIAYNEAVRPNHDDRVELLAGRPPGMPATVEPGGPPPPAALLSDAEDEAMLRSLPGTANVLAVSRLDAQVSGGTQRAEIGFHRGDTAALGPRVLTGHFPDGPGQVAVPSRLLNQRGFELGDTFTAELRGNRTRLKIVGIVLTNNADQIFASWDTLQQLAPGTRAQSYQVGLKPGTDRQAFTSAVSAEDPGLRALPPRDGTSSTAVIITSTATILTVLLAVVAALGVFNTVLLNARERRRDLGMLKSIGMTPRQVTVMLVTSMGGLGVVGGLVGLPLGVAVHQVVAPAMARAGQADAVDVIMDVYRVPVLASLALVGILIAVLGALVPARGAARISIAAVLHNE, from the coding sequence CAAGCTGCAGACGGTCGTGATCGGTGTCGTGGTGTGGGCGGCCACGGCGACCACGGTGATGGCGCTCGGCCTGCTGGACGCGTCAGCCGCGCCGTTCGACCGCGCGTTCGCCCAGCAGCGCGGCGCGCACCTGGTCGCCGCGTTCGACCAGGCCAAGGTGACCGAGACCCGGCTCACCGAGGCCGCCCGGCAGGCCGAGTCGTCGGCCGGCCCGTTCGGGCAGGCCAGCATCGACACGTCCGGCATCGACACGTTCCTCGGCGCGATGACCACGGTCGGCCGGGCCGACCCCGGTGGGCCGGTCGACCGGCTGAACGTGTGGCACGGCCGGTGGGCGACGGCACCGGGTGAGATCGTCCTCAACCGGGCACCCGGCGCGCAGCCGGGCCGCGTCCAGATCGGATCCCGCATCACCGTTCCCCGTGGCCCGGCGCTCACGGTGGTCGGATTCGCGTACTCGGTGAGCGGTTCCGCCGACGCGTGGGTGACGCCCGGACAGGTGCGGGAACTGCGGCCGGCGGCGTACCAGATGGTGTACCGCTTCGCCCACGCCGAAACCGCCGCCGACGTCAGCGCGGGCCAGGCCGCGGTCGCCGGCATGGACGGATTGCTCGGGTCGTTGTCCTACCTGACCGCCCGGGACAAGGCCACGTCCGAACTGGGTGTGTTCATCCCGTTCCTGATGGTCTTCGGCATCCTCGGGGTCGTGGTGGCGGTGCTGATCGTCGCCAACGTGGTCAGCGGCGCCGTCGTCGCCGGGTTCCGGCACATCGGCGTGCTCAAGGCGCTCGGCTTCACGTCCAACCAGGTGATGGCGGTCTACCTGACGATGGTGTCCATCCCGGCGGTCGCGGGCTGCGTACTGGGCACGGTCACCGGCAACGTCTTCACCAAGCCGGTCGTCGCGGACGCCATCGAGGGCTTCGGGATCGAGGACATCAGCTTCGCGCCGTGGGTGAACGTCAGCGCGGTGCTGGGGACGCCGGTGCTGGTCGCGCTGGCGGCGCTGCTGCCGGCGCTGCGGGCACGCCGGCTGTCGGCGGCGCAGGCGATCAGCGCGGGCAGCACCCAGCGTGCCGGCAGGGCTTTGCGGGTTCAGCGGTGGCTCAGCGGCCTGCGGTTGCCGCGTTCGGTCAGCCTGGGCCTCGGTATGCCGTTCGCGCGCCCCGCCCGCAGCATCCTGACGCTGGCCGCGGTCGTCCTCGGCGTCACGATCGTGACGCTCGCGGTCGGCGTGACCATGTCGGTGATCGCGTACAACGAAGCGGTCAGGCCGAATCACGACGATCGGGTCGAACTGCTGGCCGGCCGCCCGCCCGGCATGCCCGCCACGGTGGAACCGGGCGGACCGCCACCCCCGGCGGCCTTGCTCAGCGACGCCGAGGACGAGGCGATGCTGCGCTCGCTGCCCGGCACCGCCAACGTCCTCGCGGTGTCCAGATTGGACGCCCAGGTGTCCGGTGGCACGCAGCGGGCCGAGATCGGTTTCCACCGGGGTGACACCGCCGCGCTCGGCCCGCGCGTGCTGACCGGGCACTTCCCGGACGGTCCTGGTCAGGTCGCGGTCCCGTCGCGGTTGCTCAACCAGCGCGGGTTCGAACTCGGTGACACCTTCACGGCGGAACTGCGCGGCAACCGGACGCGGCTGAAGATCGTCGGGATCGTGCTGACCAACAACGCCGACCAGATTTTCGCCTCGTGGGACACGCTCCAGCAGCTGGCACCGGGCACCCGCGCGCAGTCGTACCAGGTCGGCCTGAAACCAGGCACGGACAGGCAGGCGTTCACCTCCGCCGTCTCGGCCGAGGATCCCGGGCTGCGGGCACTGCCACCACGCGACGGCACGTCCTCGACCGCCGTGATCATCACCAGCACAGCCACGATCCTGACCGTCCTGCTCGCGGTGGTCGCGGCGCTCGGCGTGTTCAACACCGTGTTGCTCAACGCCCGCGAACGCAGGCGTGACCTGGGCATGCTCAAGTCGATCGGGATGACCCCGCGGCAGGTCACGGTGATGCTGGTGACCTCCATGGGCGGGCTGGGGGTGGTCGGTGGCTTGGTCGGACTGCCGCTGGGGGTGGCCGTCCACCAAGTCGTCGCCCCGGCCATGGCCCGCGCGGGCCAGGCGGACGCGGTCGACGTGATCATGGACGTCTACCGCGTCCCCGTGCTGGCTTCGCTGGCTCTCGTGGGAATCCTCATCGCCGTTCTGGGCGCTCTCGTCCCGGCGCGGGGCGCGGCGCGGATCTCGATCGCCGCGGTCCTGCACAACGAATGA